The Flavobacterium sp. CBA20B-1 genome includes the window ACATTGTGGTTGGCATACAAAACTTTATGCCCAGCACCATGAAGCAAACCTAAGGTGTAACCATGCATAAACTCGCTATCGGTTTTAAGATTAACCACTCCTTCGGATTTCAAAATGTTTTTGTATCGAGCCAAAAATTCGGCGTTGGTCAAGCGGTGTTTGGTGCGTTTGTATTTAATCTGCGGATCGGGAAAAGTAATCCAAATTTCATCTACTTCATTTGCTGCAAAACACATTTCAATCAGTTCGATTTGTGTGCGTAAAAAAGCCACATTTGGTAAATTTTCTTCGATGGCGGTTTTTGCCCCACGCCAAAATCGAGATCCTTTTATATCAATACCAATAAAGTTTTTTTCTGGATATCGGCGTGCCAATTCCACCGAATATTCGCCTTTTCCACAGCCTAATTCTAAAACAATTGGGTTGTTGTTTTTAAAAACCTCTTTGTTCCAGTTGCCTTTAAAAGAAAAATTGTTTGTTGTAAGTGCTTCTCTGGTTGGCTGATATACATTTGAAAACGTTTCGTTTTCTCTGAAGCGTTTCAATTTGTTTTTACTTCCCACTTTTATAAATTTTGGTAAAAATACAACAATTGAACGGTAATTTATATTTCCAAAAACAAAAAAAGCGATTATTCTTTAACAGCTTTTTCAATTCTCTTTAAAATGATAAAACCCTCCAACTAGTTTATGATGCTTAAAAACGTTCCATTGTCAATTCATTATTAACCATGGACCCCGCAATACCTCCGGTTGCAACAGCGTATGATACCGAACGCATCATTGTTGCATTATCGCCACAAGCAAAAACACCTGGAACAGTTGTTTTCTGAAACATATCTACTTTGATATGCCCCCAATCTGTTAACTCACAACCTAATAAAAAAGGAATGTCTGAGTGCTGCTCGAATGGGATTGCTGCATAAGCGGCTTCAATGTTTTCTTTTGCTCCATCCTCATATAATAAAGCTGAAATAATTCCTTTTTGATGTTCTATTTCTTTTACTTCTTTCTCCACTATTCTAACTTGATGCTTTTTGAGTTTTGCTAATTGTTCTTCTGAAAAATCGGCTTTTCCTCTTGTAACAATTGTAAGGTCATTAGTAAGATTATTCACTAAAGTACCTAAATGAAACGCACGATCACCGTTACCTAAAATAACTGTTTTTTTGCCTTTAAACTCATAACCGTGACAGTATGGGCAATGAATAACTGTTTTGCCCCAACAATCTTCAAAGTTTTTAATATTTGGAAAAATATCTTTTACACCGGTCGCAAAAATCAATTTTTTTGCCGAAAAATTTGTACCCGAATGTACTGAAATTTCAAAACCGTTTTCTGTTTTCTTCCCTTTAATTGCTTTTCCTTCAAAGAATTTTACGGTATGGTATTTCAAAACTTGCTCTTTTGCTTTTGATGCTATTTCAGAAGGAACAGCGCCATCGTGCGTTATGAAATTATGCGAATGGGGCGTGTAACGATTGCACGGTTTTCCACTATCAATAATTAATACATTTTTTAAAGAACGCCCCAAAGCCATGGCTGCGGATAGACCAGCATAACTTCCACCGATAATTATTACATCGAACTGATTGTTTTCTTTCATACTATTTGATTTTGCAAATGAAGTTAATGGAAAAGGTAGTATTAAAGCTGTGATTGCTAAACTACCTTGTTTAATTATTAAGCGCCTGCTGATTTTATTGTTCATTTTTAATCCAAATGCTTGTTTAAGAAATTTATTAATGCAATTGTGTTGCAAAAATATGTATTATATTTGTAAATGCAATAGAGTTGCATTAAATAATTATTTAATAATGAAGAAAAGTAGAAATACAATAGCAAAAACGAAAATTCTAGAATTGATTACTGATTCGAAAAAAGCATTGGCTCATTCGGAAATTCACCAAATGTTAGAAGATTTTTGTGATAGAGTAACAATTTATAGGGTGTTAGACCGATTGATAGAAGAAGGCTTGATACATAAAGTTGTTACCATTTATGGAATGATTAAATATGCAGCCTGTCATGGCTGTTCCTCTAGCAAGCATCATCATAACCATATTCACTTTAGTTGTGAAGAATGTCATTCTGTAACTTGTATAGATGATGTAGAGCCCCTATTTAATTTACCAAAAGAATATAAAGTTTATAAGGTTAACTTTGCGCTATCGGGAATATGCCCTGAATGTAAATAAATAGAGGTGCTAAATGGTAGCAAGGTATTTAGCATATGATAAAAACAAAAAAAGCGAT containing:
- a CDS encoding NAD(P)/FAD-dependent oxidoreductase, whose amino-acid sequence is MKENNQFDVIIIGGSYAGLSAAMALGRSLKNVLIIDSGKPCNRYTPHSHNFITHDGAVPSEIASKAKEQVLKYHTVKFFEGKAIKGKKTENGFEISVHSGTNFSAKKLIFATGVKDIFPNIKNFEDCWGKTVIHCPYCHGYEFKGKKTVILGNGDRAFHLGTLVNNLTNDLTIVTRGKADFSEEQLAKLKKHQVRIVEKEVKEIEHQKGIISALLYEDGAKENIEAAYAAIPFEQHSDIPFLLGCELTDWGHIKVDMFQKTTVPGVFACGDNATMMRSVSYAVATGGIAGSMVNNELTMERF
- a CDS encoding Fur family transcriptional regulator; this encodes MKKSRNTIAKTKILELITDSKKALAHSEIHQMLEDFCDRVTIYRVLDRLIEEGLIHKVVTIYGMIKYAACHGCSSSKHHHNHIHFSCEECHSVTCIDDVEPLFNLPKEYKVYKVNFALSGICPECK
- the trmB gene encoding tRNA (guanosine(46)-N7)-methyltransferase TrmB — encoded protein: MGSKNKLKRFRENETFSNVYQPTREALTTNNFSFKGNWNKEVFKNNNPIVLELGCGKGEYSVELARRYPEKNFIGIDIKGSRFWRGAKTAIEENLPNVAFLRTQIELIEMCFAANEVDEIWITFPDPQIKYKRTKHRLTNAEFLARYKNILKSEGVVNLKTDSEFMHGYTLGLLHGAGHKVLYANHNVYRNEGAPDVVTAIQTFYESQYLEQNKPITYIKFQIK